The following DNA comes from bacterium (Candidatus Blackallbacteria) CG13_big_fil_rev_8_21_14_2_50_49_14.
GGTCATCCCGCCCATCATAGCGAAATGCCAAGCCATGCTCTTCAAGCAATCGTCGGGCATGCAGCCAAGTTAGCAAAACAAAAAATGCCAAAGAGGTCAAAACAACCACTCCCAACTCACGCAAGCGTACCCCCACAATTTCAACCACGGCAAAAGAACTTGCATCCAAGCTGAAAATCAGCCAGAGCATGCTTGCAAACAGGGGAAGCGTCAAAAATCCATTGTGAAGATTTTTCCATGCCCCTGGAATAGATTCTACACCCAGAGGCTTAAAAGCCTCTCTCAAACCAGCACCTGACGAAGTGCCTGCAGACAGCGCACAACATTTTCTTCCCGGCAGCTATAGCCCATCAGACCAATGCGCCAAACTTTTCCCGCCAGGCTTCCCAACCCAGCTCCGATTTCCAAGCCAAACTCCTGGAGCAGACGCTGCCGCACAGCAGCATCCTCTACGCCCTCAGGAATCCAGACCGTATTGAGTTGGGGCAGGCGGGCCGCTTCAGGCACCACCATCTTCAAGCCCAATTCCTCTAAACCCTCACGCAAAACCCCATGCCAATGGCGATGACGTTCCCAGGCCTGTTCAAGCCCTTCTTCCTGCAGCATGCGCAAAGCCTCATGCAAGGCATACAAACTGTTGACCGGCGCAGTGTGATGATAGGCCCTTCGGGCTCCCTGGCCCCAATACCCCAGAATCAGGTTCAAATCAAGGAACCAGCTTTGCACCCGCGAGCGCCGCTGCTGAATTTTCTCCAGAGCTTGGGGGCTGAAACTGACAGGAGAGAGCCCCGGCGGAGCAGAAAGACATTTCTGCGTGCCTGAATACACGGCATCCAATCGCCAGGCCTCAACCACCAGGGGTACGCCCCCCAAAGAGGTCACCGTATCGGCCAGCACCAGACAGTCATGGGCATGCCCCAATTCAGACAGGGTTTTAGCATCTGAAAGAGCACCCGTAGAGGTTTCGGCATGCACAAAAGCCAGAAGACTGGCTTCAGGATGCGCTTTGAGGGCCATTTCGACCTTTTCAGGCGTAACAGGCTCTCCCCAGGCATCTTCAACCACCACCGCCTGGGCCCCGCAACGCTCAATATTTTCTTTCATGCGCCCGCCAAAAACCCCATTTATGCAGACAATCGCGGTATCGCCTGGCTCCAGCAGATTCACAAAACAGGTCTCCATGCCGGCCGAGCCCGGCGCAGAAACAGGAAAGGTCAGGGCATAGGAAGTTTGAAAAGCATACTGAAGCAAAGTTTTGATTTCATCCATCAGGCCAATAAAAGCAGGGTCAAGATGCCCAATCGTGGGGCGGGCCATGGCCTGAAGAATTCTTTCAGGCACATCCGAAGGACCTGG
Coding sequences within:
- a CDS encoding alanine--glyoxylate aminotransferase, with the translated sequence MGPGPSDVPERILQAMARPTIGHLDPAFIGLMDEIKTLLQYAFQTSYALTFPVSAPGSAGMETCFVNLLEPGDTAIVCINGVFGGRMKENIERCGAQAVVVEDAWGEPVTPEKVEMALKAHPEASLLAFVHAETSTGALSDAKTLSELGHAHDCLVLADTVTSLGGVPLVVEAWRLDAVYSGTQKCLSAPPGLSPVSFSPQALEKIQQRRSRVQSWFLDLNLILGYWGQGARRAYHHTAPVNSLYALHEALRMLQEEGLEQAWERHRHWHGVLREGLEELGLKMVVPEAARLPQLNTVWIPEGVEDAAVRQRLLQEFGLEIGAGLGSLAGKVWRIGLMGYSCREENVVRCLQALRQVLV